A stretch of the Capsicum annuum cultivar UCD-10X-F1 chromosome 10, UCD10Xv1.1, whole genome shotgun sequence genome encodes the following:
- the LOC107845550 gene encoding heavy metal-associated isoprenylated plant protein 47 — protein MTKKIVIRVSINGNSHLTMKKFVVEFLKLKYFVKCCGHKSQCSRSKNQRKILSIAAKIPRLEKVAIEGEEKNELMVIGEGIDVAKLVTILRKKVGFADVVSVDLVDKKKEEEPIVPLVYGNYQMPPLQFWEVRDPYNYSFGDLIYI, from the exons AAAAAAATTGTCATTAGGGTTTCTATAAATGGAAACTCACATCTTACAATGAAGAAGTTTGTTGtagaatttttgaagttaaaGTACTTTGTAAAATGTTGTGGGCACAAATCCCAATGTAGTCGCTCCAAAAATCAAAGGAAGATTTTATCAATTGCAGCAAAAATACCAA GACTAGAGAAAGTAGCTatagaaggagaagaaaagaatGAGCTAATGGTGATAGGTGAAGGAATTGATGTAGCAAAGCTTGTCACTATACTAAGGAAGAAAGTTGGCTTTGCTGATGTTGTGAGTGTTGATCTAGTggataaaaagaaagaagaagaaccaATAGTACCATTGGTTTATGGCAATTATCAAATGCCCCCTCTTCAATTTTGGGAAGTTAGAGATCCCTACAACTATTCTTTTGgtgatttaatttatatttaa